In Solobacterium moorei, a single genomic region encodes these proteins:
- the rpmG gene encoding 50S ribosomal protein L33: MARENVILVCTECGEENYITTRNKRKHPEKLEVKKYCPRLRKMTLHKEKK; this comes from the coding sequence CAAGAGAGAATGTAATCTTGGTATGCACAGAATGTGGTGAAGAAAACTACATCACTACAAGAAATAAGCGTAAGCACCCAGAAAAGTTGGAAGTTAAGAAGTACTGTCCGCGTTTACGCAAAATGACATTGCATAAGGAGAAGAAATAA
- a CDS encoding MBL fold metallo-hydrolase, with amino-acid sequence MRLDILPIGQFEENSYVLHDNGHVLFIDPGRYYKKIMEYVGKDEVVDGIVLTHGHSDHTGAVDDLCDVYNCPVYMDYHDLPLILPSNAGHYGYSAPVYASIHDLNEKQVKIGTFSLEIHHTPGHTDGSICVRYKNILFTGDTLFASSCGRTDLYSGSDEKMRLTLEYLKTLPHDLQIYPGHGPASTIGIEVRNNPYMISYF; translated from the coding sequence ATGAGATTAGATATATTACCAATTGGACAGTTTGAAGAGAATTCCTACGTACTTCATGATAATGGTCATGTTCTCTTTATTGATCCAGGAAGATATTATAAGAAGATTATGGAATATGTTGGTAAGGATGAAGTCGTTGATGGTATTGTTTTAACACATGGACATTCTGACCATACAGGAGCTGTGGATGATTTATGTGATGTATACAATTGTCCAGTATATATGGATTATCATGATTTACCACTTATATTACCAAGCAATGCTGGCCATTATGGATATAGTGCACCCGTATATGCATCAATTCATGATTTAAATGAGAAACAGGTTAAGATTGGAACATTTTCTTTAGAAATTCATCATACACCTGGGCATACGGATGGTAGTATTTGCGTTCGATATAAGAATATTCTTTTTACTGGGGATACGTTATTTGCGTCTAGCTGTGGTAGAACGGATTTATATTCAGGTAGTGATGAGAAGATGCGTCTTACATTAGAATATCTCAAGACACTTCCACATGATTTACAAATCTATCCAGGACATGGGCCAGCTAGTACGATAGGAATAGAAGTTCGCAATAATCCATATATGATTTCTTACTTTTAA
- a CDS encoding ATPase, T2SS/T4P/T4SS family, translated as MEERLIECLKIAMEFHVTDIHFHLKTYPKESLSIEMKIEQDVRQMVPKEDDIRLFRYLMYKANLDLSDIHHPQTGRFEMEIDGQPVSLRFALVSSYHNTSGVLRILNQHSPLHIEDLTIDYDTSIWLRNITKHTSGLFVFSGPTGSGKTTTLYTILNETKGKKIFTLEDPVEVYHENYVQIQINDHQHLSYDEGIKQLMRHDPDIIMIGEIRDSQAALMAVRSALTGHLVVTSLHSQNCMSAIDRLLDLGVNMYQLKDVLIGVSNQRLFNLGAGKRCGVYEYMNRKEVAYALEHRCVSKTFISLQQQLQCAVKKGYIASDCLEEYTL; from the coding sequence ATGGAAGAACGGTTGATTGAATGTTTAAAAATAGCGATGGAATTTCATGTAACAGATATCCATTTTCATCTAAAAACATATCCCAAAGAGAGTTTAAGTATTGAGATGAAGATTGAACAGGATGTTAGGCAAATGGTTCCGAAAGAGGATGATATACGCTTATTTCGTTATTTGATGTATAAAGCAAATCTAGACTTATCAGATATCCACCATCCACAAACAGGAAGATTTGAGATGGAAATTGACGGGCAACCAGTATCTTTACGCTTTGCACTAGTTTCAAGTTATCACAATACATCAGGCGTATTACGAATTTTGAATCAGCATTCACCACTACACATTGAAGATTTAACAATTGATTATGATACTTCGATATGGCTAAGGAATATTACCAAACATACATCAGGGCTTTTTGTGTTTTCTGGACCAACAGGTTCTGGCAAGACAACAACTCTGTATACCATTCTCAATGAGACAAAGGGAAAGAAAATCTTTACTTTGGAAGATCCTGTCGAGGTATATCATGAAAACTACGTACAAATACAAATCAATGACCATCAGCATTTATCCTACGATGAGGGCATTAAACAATTGATGAGACATGATCCAGACATCATCATGATTGGAGAAATCCGTGATAGCCAGGCTGCCTTAATGGCAGTGCGTAGTGCACTAACAGGGCATTTGGTTGTGACGAGCTTACATAGTCAGAATTGTATGTCTGCGATTGATCGTCTTTTAGATTTGGGGGTGAATATGTATCAACTTAAGGATGTGCTGATTGGTGTATCAAATCAAAGGTTATTTAATCTGGGCGCTGGAAAACGTTGTGGTGTATATGAATATATGAATCGAAAGGAGGTGGCTTATGCCTTGGAACATCGATGTGTTTCCAAAACGTTTATCTCACTGCAACAACAATTACAATGTGCAGTTAAGAAAGGATATATTGCGTCGGATTGTCTGGAGGAATACACGCTTTGA
- a CDS encoding type II secretion system F family protein, with translation MPWNIDVFPKRLSHCNNNYNVQLRKDILRRIVWRNTRFDKLECQGIVSLMENGFSFTDTLLILKTKRNEQRITHVLEKLEQGQTFKDAFSSLLPVCYRKYFDNFIRYLPVLESMRISIELASHEERTKQKMMKDMIYPIIMLFLMFFGMYLFNGFVFPQMITLMTSFEVNVTSYYFLRSLIQLLSWLTTFVIVMGMLLWIVFQHPQRKCWLYCALVKRVPDSLMVQKASAEFARYFLECVRVRISTIQTMKILLDIKEKPLVSLIAQELNESLCKGESFENTLHTPYVEHALQQFFQIALHGSNCEKMLEGYLVMNQQRHIKQVRIFTRSVQLSCYGTIALILLVVYQILMLPMQMLQNI, from the coding sequence ATGCCTTGGAACATCGATGTGTTTCCAAAACGTTTATCTCACTGCAACAACAATTACAATGTGCAGTTAAGAAAGGATATATTGCGTCGGATTGTCTGGAGGAATACACGCTTTGATAAACTGGAATGCCAAGGGATTGTAAGTTTGATGGAAAATGGATTTAGCTTTACCGATACTTTACTAATTCTGAAGACAAAAAGAAATGAACAACGCATCACGCATGTATTAGAAAAACTAGAACAAGGACAGACGTTCAAAGATGCATTCTCTTCACTACTGCCGGTTTGTTATAGAAAGTACTTTGATAACTTTATCCGTTATCTACCAGTACTTGAAAGTATGCGTATTTCAATAGAACTAGCAAGCCATGAAGAGCGCACAAAGCAGAAGATGATGAAGGATATGATATATCCGATTATCATGTTGTTTTTGATGTTTTTTGGAATGTATTTGTTCAATGGTTTTGTCTTTCCACAGATGATTACATTAATGACTAGCTTTGAGGTCAATGTTACAAGCTATTACTTCTTACGGAGTTTGATTCAACTATTATCATGGTTAACGACATTCGTAATAGTTATGGGAATGCTGTTATGGATTGTATTTCAACATCCGCAAAGAAAATGTTGGTTATATTGTGCTCTTGTAAAGCGTGTGCCTGATTCACTTATGGTTCAAAAGGCTTCTGCAGAATTTGCAAGATACTTTCTTGAATGCGTAAGAGTGCGCATCTCAACAATACAGACAATGAAGATACTGTTAGATATCAAAGAGAAACCTTTGGTAAGTTTGATAGCACAAGAGTTGAATGAGTCTTTATGTAAAGGTGAATCTTTTGAAAATACGTTACATACACCATATGTAGAACATGCATTACAGCAGTTTTTTCAAATTGCTTTGCATGGTTCAAACTGTGAGAAGATGCTAGAAGGATATCTTGTAATGAACCAGCAACGACATATCAAACAAGTACGTATCTTTACGCGTAGCGTACAACTATCCTGCTATGGGACGATTGCGTTAATATTGCTTGTTGTATATCAAATATTAATGTTACCAATGCAGATGTTACAAAACATATAG
- the comGC gene encoding competence type IV pilus major pilin ComGC has product MNKKGFTLLEMTIVILIISILFLLVIPNIKKTLTIVNDKGCKALEKIADSAIIQYKLEYDSYPGSVSDLVNAGLLTEQQITCDGEKSLVISDGHAYIE; this is encoded by the coding sequence ATGAATAAAAAAGGATTTACTTTACTAGAGATGACGATTGTAATCTTAATTATCTCAATACTGTTTTTATTAGTAATACCAAATATTAAAAAGACACTAACGATTGTAAATGATAAAGGTTGTAAGGCTTTGGAGAAGATTGCGGACTCCGCTATCATCCAATATAAACTAGAATACGATAGTTATCCCGGAAGTGTTAGTGACTTGGTTAATGCTGGGCTATTAACCGAACAACAGATTACCTGTGATGGGGAAAAGAGTCTTGTGATCAGTGATGGACATGCGTATATCGAATAA
- a CDS encoding type II secretion system protein: protein MRISNKGFSLLEMCVVLFVISIFMMLLPTNMHMPETEYYGFVDEYLYLQSTAMKQAKSISFDAYGVSFNQKGNVNQAKTIRFKNERTIIVELGGGRLAIQ, encoded by the coding sequence ATGCGTATATCGAATAAAGGCTTTAGTTTACTAGAAATGTGTGTAGTGCTTTTTGTGATTTCGATATTTATGATGTTGTTACCAACGAATATGCATATGCCGGAAACGGAATATTATGGTTTTGTGGATGAGTATCTATATTTACAAAGTACTGCAATGAAACAAGCAAAAAGCATATCATTTGATGCGTATGGTGTAAGCTTTAATCAAAAGGGAAATGTGAATCAGGCAAAGACAATTCGTTTTAAGAATGAACGTACTATCATTGTAGAACTAGGTGGTGGTAGACTTGCGATTCAATAA
- a CDS encoding ECF transporter S component, translating into MSGSKKVLTTKFIANVAVLGAVAFVLMLFDFPLLFIAPSFYKLDFSEVSVLIGGFAFGPWAAVLIEAIKIVLKLLFKPTQTMFVGELANFIIGVAFTVPAAIIYRKHKSKKNALIGMVVGTFVMAAVGILANYFVLLPFYSTLYGMPIDAFVKMGAAIFPFIKSVWGLLFVCVLPFNLIKGFVVSVITRLLYKRISSFLH; encoded by the coding sequence ATGTCAGGAAGTAAGAAAGTTTTAACAACCAAATTTATTGCGAATGTAGCGGTCCTCGGTGCAGTGGCATTTGTACTGATGCTGTTTGATTTTCCGTTACTATTTATCGCACCTAGCTTTTATAAGCTAGACTTTAGTGAAGTTAGTGTATTGATTGGTGGATTTGCATTTGGCCCATGGGCTGCAGTTCTCATTGAAGCAATCAAAATTGTTTTGAAGTTGTTATTTAAGCCTACACAAACAATGTTTGTAGGTGAACTTGCAAATTTCATTATTGGTGTTGCCTTCACTGTGCCAGCTGCGATTATCTATCGCAAGCATAAGTCAAAAAAGAATGCTCTAATTGGAATGGTGGTAGGTACATTTGTAATGGCTGCTGTCGGTATTCTAGCTAATTATTTTGTACTATTGCCGTTCTATTCAACGCTATATGGAATGCCTATTGATGCATTTGTAAAGATGGGGGCTGCAATCTTCCCGTTTATTAAGAGTGTATGGGGCTTACTCTTTGTTTGTGTATTACCATTTAATTTAATCAAGGGCTTTGTTGTAAGTGTTATCACAAGATTGCTGTACAAGCGTATCTCAAGTTTTTTACATTAA
- the cmk gene encoding (d)CMP kinase: protein MKINIAIDGPGAAGKSTIAKCLAKKLNYVHLDTGAMYRSTAYKALQNHISLEDEEAVCEMLEHTKMQLLTDGSIFLDGEDISDKIRTNEISLAASLVSKLANVRRMLVARQQEMAKEKGFIMDGRDIGTVVLTDAEVKIYMTATPMARAKRRYDQNIAKNIPTGSIEEIEKEIAERDLQDMTRANSPLKKADDAVEIDTSDMSIEEVTERIYDLAKPFIEKEVL, encoded by the coding sequence ATGAAGATAAATATTGCGATTGATGGACCTGGAGCAGCGGGTAAAAGTACCATTGCTAAGTGTCTAGCAAAGAAATTAAATTATGTACATTTAGATACAGGTGCGATGTATCGTAGTACTGCATATAAGGCTTTACAAAATCATATTAGTTTAGAAGATGAAGAAGCTGTATGTGAGATGCTAGAACATACGAAGATGCAATTATTGACGGATGGCTCTATCTTCTTAGATGGCGAAGATATATCAGATAAAATTCGTACTAATGAGATAAGCCTAGCAGCAAGTCTTGTATCTAAGTTGGCAAATGTACGCCGTATGCTTGTTGCACGCCAACAAGAAATGGCAAAGGAAAAGGGCTTCATTATGGATGGTCGTGATATTGGAACTGTTGTTTTAACAGATGCGGAAGTAAAGATCTATATGACAGCCACCCCAATGGCCCGTGCGAAGCGTAGATATGATCAGAATATTGCTAAGAATATTCCGACTGGAAGTATCGAAGAAATAGAGAAGGAAATCGCAGAACGCGATTTACAAGATATGACACGTGCCAATTCGCCACTTAAGAAAGCGGATGATGCGGTTGAAATTGACACAAGTGATATGTCAATTGAAGAAGTGACAGAACGTATCTATGATCTTGCTAAGCCTTTTATTGAAAAGGAGGTTTTGTAA